A single Tuberibacillus sp. Marseille-P3662 DNA region contains:
- the fabG gene encoding 3-oxoacyl-ACP reductase FabG, translating into MISLEDKVAVVTGSAQGLGNGIAEKLASLNAHVILSDINSERLEIAVSELKEKEYSVDSFVANVANRDEAKNLIQNSIETQGKLDILVNNAGINRDAMIHKMSPEQWDSVIEVNLTGVFNCLQPAANHMKDRESGRIINISSASWQGNIGQGNYAAAKAGVVGLSKTTSRELAKFNVTCNAICPGFIETDMTRGIPDKVWDKMVSKIPMGRAGKPEDVANYIAFLASDQASYVTGEVINVGGGFIL; encoded by the coding sequence ATGATTTCATTAGAGGATAAAGTAGCTGTTGTAACAGGATCTGCACAAGGGTTAGGAAATGGTATTGCCGAAAAGCTTGCGTCATTAAATGCCCATGTTATTCTTAGCGATATAAATTCAGAGCGTTTGGAAATAGCAGTGTCAGAATTAAAAGAAAAGGAATATTCAGTAGATAGTTTTGTTGCTAACGTTGCAAACCGTGATGAAGCCAAAAACCTGATTCAAAATTCCATTGAGACTCAAGGGAAATTAGATATTTTAGTTAACAATGCAGGGATAAATCGAGACGCTATGATTCATAAAATGTCTCCTGAACAATGGGATAGTGTGATAGAAGTAAATCTTACAGGAGTATTTAATTGCCTTCAACCTGCTGCTAATCATATGAAGGATAGAGAGTCAGGCCGAATTATAAATATCTCGTCAGCCAGTTGGCAAGGGAACATTGGTCAGGGTAATTATGCTGCTGCTAAAGCAGGTGTTGTTGGGTTGAGTAAAACAACATCTCGGGAGCTAGCTAAGTTCAACGTGACTTGTAATGCAATATGTCCGGGATTTATTGAAACTGATATGACAAGGGGGATTCCAGACAAGGTCTGGGATAAAATGGTGTCAAAAATACCAATGGGTAGAGCAGGAAAGCCTGAAGACGTGGCCAACTATATCGCTTTTCTTGCATCTGATCAAGCCTCTTATGTAACTGGTGAAGTCATAAATGTGGGCGGAGGGTTCATTCTTTAA
- a CDS encoding thiolase family protein: MKDIVIVDGARTPIGTMGGMIKDVHAADLGATTIREALNRANVSPELVEEVIVGNVGQVAENAYIARMCALRAGLPSTTTALSLNRLCGSGLQAINSAVQSIKSEDAEVVVAAGTENMDLLPYYVRKARYGYKFGHSQLEDGLTTALTDPFGNYAMGVTAEKVAERFEINREDQDRFALRSQKRAIDAIENDYFKDEIVPVEVKGKRGEITLFDEDEHPRHTSLEKLSKLKPAFMDGGSVTAGNAAGINQGAAAVVVMTQEKAEELGLKPIAYVREQAVAGLEPEIMGFAPAPAVTKVLHKSNLALDDIDLVELNEAFAAQAVAVIRDLGIDEEKVNPNGGAIALGHPLGGTGTILTVKSLYDMKRRGLTRAIVTMCIGGGQGIATIFENIK, from the coding sequence ATGAAAGATATTGTCATTGTTGATGGTGCGAGGACTCCAATTGGAACAATGGGTGGAATGATAAAAGATGTTCATGCAGCTGATCTTGGTGCAACCACCATTCGTGAAGCTTTAAACAGAGCAAATGTTAGTCCTGAACTGGTTGAGGAAGTGATTGTAGGAAATGTTGGTCAAGTTGCGGAAAATGCCTACATTGCACGGATGTGTGCGCTTCGTGCCGGACTTCCTTCCACGACAACTGCACTGTCTTTAAACCGGTTATGCGGTTCCGGACTCCAGGCGATTAATTCTGCTGTTCAATCCATTAAAAGTGAAGATGCTGAGGTTGTAGTAGCAGCGGGAACGGAAAACATGGACTTACTCCCATATTATGTACGTAAGGCGAGGTATGGATACAAATTTGGTCATAGTCAATTGGAGGATGGGTTAACGACTGCCTTAACAGATCCATTCGGGAATTATGCCATGGGTGTAACTGCTGAAAAGGTAGCTGAACGTTTTGAAATTAATCGTGAAGATCAGGATCGCTTTGCACTGCGAAGTCAGAAGAGAGCTATTGATGCGATCGAAAATGATTATTTTAAAGATGAGATCGTGCCAGTTGAAGTGAAAGGAAAACGTGGGGAAATAACTCTCTTCGATGAAGATGAGCATCCGCGTCATACTAGCTTAGAAAAGTTAAGTAAATTAAAGCCAGCATTTATGGATGGTGGATCAGTTACAGCCGGAAATGCTGCAGGCATTAATCAAGGAGCTGCAGCTGTAGTCGTTATGACTCAAGAGAAGGCTGAGGAATTAGGGTTGAAGCCAATTGCATACGTTCGGGAACAAGCTGTTGCAGGATTAGAGCCAGAAATTATGGGTTTTGCCCCTGCCCCTGCGGTAACAAAAGTTTTGCATAAATCTAACCTGGCGCTGGATGATATAGATTTAGTCGAATTGAATGAGGCGTTCGCCGCTCAGGCTGTTGCGGTGATAAGAGACCTTGGAATAGATGAAGAAAAGGTCAATCCGAATGGTGGGGCAATTGCTTTGGGACACCCACTAGGAGGAACTGGGACAATACTAACGGTCAAGTCATTATATGATATGAAACGCAGAGGATTGACAAGAGCAATTGTTACCATGTGTATCGGCGGCGGTCAAGGAATTGCTACAATTTTTGAGAATATTAAATAA
- a CDS encoding LacI family DNA-binding transcriptional regulator has translation MVTMNDVAKKSGFSVATVSAVINNSPVVSPKSREKILEAINDLGYRPNAIARSLKNAKTSSIGVIVRDITNPYYPEIVSGLEEVAWENNYEVFLCNTENSSEREEKYINNLLEKRVDGVVIATSLKERKHYYNKLNIFGIPYVFLNRRPDELYDHECFIGANNRLAAIKVVDHIKQMGYSEIAFLSGPQEFSTFRDRLMGFHEGMDKNRLNVEQKWTKSADSYSKQRGYEEAKKMIHYGSLPEIIFCSSDLMAFGVYLALQEKGLRIPEEIALISIDNNMFSDLIDLSSVNMQNKEMGKEAASMLMSLLKDESMENQRFLLEPELVIRKSSGASV, from the coding sequence ATGGTAACAATGAACGATGTTGCAAAAAAATCAGGATTTTCAGTAGCTACAGTTTCCGCGGTAATTAATAATTCTCCGGTTGTAAGTCCGAAATCGCGAGAGAAGATCTTGGAGGCGATAAATGATTTGGGTTACCGTCCGAATGCTATTGCAAGAAGTCTAAAAAATGCTAAGACCTCATCCATCGGGGTAATTGTAAGGGATATTACAAACCCTTATTATCCAGAAATTGTTTCTGGACTTGAAGAGGTCGCATGGGAAAATAATTATGAAGTATTTTTGTGTAATACCGAAAATAGCTCAGAAAGAGAAGAGAAATACATTAATAACTTGTTAGAAAAAAGAGTTGATGGGGTTGTTATTGCAACTTCTTTGAAAGAAAGAAAGCATTATTATAACAAATTAAACATTTTTGGCATTCCTTATGTGTTCCTTAATCGGAGGCCAGATGAATTATATGATCATGAATGCTTTATTGGGGCAAACAACAGATTAGCTGCTATCAAGGTTGTTGATCACATAAAGCAGATGGGGTATTCCGAAATCGCCTTTTTAAGTGGACCACAAGAATTTTCCACTTTTAGAGATCGCTTAATGGGTTTTCATGAAGGTATGGACAAAAACCGGTTAAATGTCGAACAGAAATGGACTAAATCGGCAGATAGTTATTCAAAGCAAAGAGGATATGAAGAAGCTAAAAAAATGATTCATTATGGTTCGCTTCCCGAAATTATTTTTTGTTCATCCGACCTAATGGCGTTTGGTGTTTATTTAGCATTGCAGGAAAAAGGACTTCGGATTCCCGAAGAAATTGCCCTGATTAGTATTGATAACAACATGTTTAGCGATTTAATTGATCTTAGTTCTGTTAATATGCAGAACAAGGAAATGGGAAAAGAAGCAGCCAGCATGTTAATGAGTTTACTCAAAGATGAAAGTATGGAAAATCAACGGTTTCTATTGGAACCGGAGCTTGTTATTCGAAAGTCTAGCGGTGCTTCCGTTTGA
- a CDS encoding TRAP transporter large permease yields MIVTVTWVFLLMLVIGVPIAFSMGSAALLGIFTYSDVSLSLVVQRMFTGVNSFTLLAIPLFMLAGQLMETGGISRRLVNLAYSIVGYIRGGLGMSGVGASVIIAGISGSAAADTAAVGSIMIPAMKTKRYPAGLAATLQACAGSLGTIIPPSLTMILYAVITEVSISRLFLAGIIPGLLMGLGLMTVTYLYGKKYNLKEEGRPRFNVVIKSLKEAFWALMMPLLILGGIVTGIFTATEAGVIAVVYALVVGLLIYKEFTLRDIPKIFADAAANTSMVLLIVAGASILGWVIAYTQIPLLVVNTLASLTESPYLILLLLIAFILFIGMFIETLAATIIIAPLLGPIVSQFGFDPIHFGFVIVATLIFAGVTPPVGPILNITMGIGRAKMKELLPFLPPYIGCVISVLILVVFIPEIVTFLPNLFLE; encoded by the coding sequence ATGATAGTAACAGTTACATGGGTATTTCTTTTAATGTTGGTTATTGGCGTTCCCATAGCCTTTTCTATGGGGTCTGCAGCATTGCTAGGTATATTTACGTATTCAGACGTATCATTGTCTCTCGTAGTGCAACGCATGTTTACCGGTGTCAATTCTTTTACACTATTAGCGATACCGCTTTTCATGCTAGCTGGACAGTTGATGGAAACTGGTGGAATATCTAGAAGGCTGGTTAATTTGGCATATTCCATTGTAGGGTATATTCGTGGAGGGTTAGGTATGTCTGGTGTGGGTGCAAGTGTGATAATTGCAGGAATATCCGGATCTGCGGCTGCGGATACTGCTGCTGTGGGGAGCATCATGATTCCTGCAATGAAGACAAAAAGGTATCCGGCGGGGTTGGCTGCAACACTTCAGGCTTGTGCTGGCTCATTAGGAACAATAATTCCTCCAAGCCTTACTATGATTTTATATGCCGTTATAACGGAGGTTTCTATCAGCCGACTTTTTTTAGCCGGGATCATACCAGGGCTGTTAATGGGACTTGGATTAATGACGGTTACTTATTTGTACGGAAAAAAATATAATTTGAAGGAAGAAGGAAGGCCTCGTTTTAACGTAGTGATAAAGTCGTTGAAGGAAGCATTTTGGGCTTTGATGATGCCATTGTTGATTCTTGGTGGAATTGTAACCGGGATTTTCACAGCGACTGAAGCAGGGGTTATCGCTGTTGTATATGCATTAGTAGTTGGCTTATTAATTTACAAGGAATTTACTTTACGGGATATCCCGAAAATTTTCGCTGACGCTGCTGCTAATACCTCAATGGTACTCCTTATTGTTGCGGGAGCTTCCATTTTGGGCTGGGTAATTGCGTACACCCAAATACCATTATTGGTAGTTAACACTTTGGCAAGTTTAACTGAGAGTCCATACTTGATTTTATTGCTTCTTATTGCTTTCATTTTGTTCATTGGAATGTTTATCGAAACCCTGGCGGCAACGATAATCATCGCTCCGCTTTTAGGACCAATTGTTTCCCAGTTTGGTTTTGATCCTATTCATTTTGGCTTTGTTATTGTAGCTACTCTGATATTTGCTGGTGTTACACCCCCTGTTGGACCTATTTTGAATATCACAATGGGGATCGGCAGAGCAAAAATGAAGGAGTTACTTCCGTTTTTGCCACCCTATATTGGCTGTGTAATTTCAGTACTTATTTTGGTGGTTTTTATACCTGAGATAGTAACATTTCTTCCTAACTTGTTTCTAGAATAA
- a CDS encoding TRAP transporter small permease, which yields MKLLQKLIHGLTVMTFILLVCIVFLKVVGRTTGVAVPWTGEISRFLFIWLIYLGGYITIKRGLNIDVDLVLDYLPDQFWKLIFTVSNIVSIAFLGVVIILGTEMVLSGMDQYSSVLRIPMGWIYLAIPVGSLGMLIAQMETYIQLMGNRKNENGTHTKPTEKRVENL from the coding sequence ATGAAATTGTTACAAAAATTGATTCATGGTTTGACGGTGATGACTTTCATCCTTTTGGTTTGTATCGTATTTTTAAAAGTTGTTGGTCGAACAACAGGAGTAGCCGTTCCCTGGACTGGAGAAATATCTAGATTTTTGTTTATTTGGCTTATTTACTTAGGCGGATATATCACCATTAAGCGGGGATTGAATATAGATGTCGACCTTGTCCTAGACTACTTACCTGATCAATTTTGGAAGCTCATATTTACTGTGAGTAATATCGTATCAATTGCATTTCTCGGAGTTGTTATCATCCTTGGAACTGAAATGGTTTTATCTGGTATGGATCAATATTCTTCAGTTCTGCGTATACCAATGGGATGGATTTATTTAGCTATACCTGTTGGGTCTCTAGGGATGCTTATTGCCCAAATGGAAACCTACATTCAACTAATGGGTAACAGAAAAAATGAAAACGGTACTCATACTAAACCAACTGAAAAAAGGGTTGAAAATTTATGA
- a CDS encoding TRAP transporter substrate-binding protein, translated as MSKIKGLLLGFLIFSLLTFTSGCGSSSSSVSQSGEEKITIRFAYHLKDSFSLGKQVSRFEKLVEKKSDGKVEVKVYSNGQLGDQKALLDGLQQGTVDMSLGDAGVVANFYPKIGILDLPYVFKSIEHAKAAVSGALGDNLKKGISEQTDFITLGIEPLSYRSTVLNEKVQSFQDFSGSKIRTLPSPIIVNTFKSFGVQPASLSTGEAFSAMETGTVDGMESNPEFLKSINAWEVADYFVDTRHNLTFETINISKNFYNNLPDKVQKIIKQSINETMDWFNKNSINFDKKSRKALKEHGVEFLDINIEPFKKAAKPAVKKYIKENDLQKMYKLIQDAAKEK; from the coding sequence ATGAGTAAAATTAAAGGGTTACTTTTAGGTTTTTTGATTTTTTCTTTGTTAACGTTTACATCAGGTTGTGGGAGTTCAAGCTCATCTGTAAGTCAATCCGGTGAGGAAAAAATAACTATTAGGTTTGCATATCATCTGAAAGATTCTTTTAGTCTTGGCAAACAAGTTTCAAGATTTGAGAAATTAGTAGAGAAAAAATCAGATGGCAAAGTGGAAGTTAAAGTCTATTCCAATGGACAACTTGGAGACCAAAAAGCACTTTTGGATGGTTTACAGCAGGGCACGGTGGATATGAGTCTTGGGGATGCTGGGGTTGTAGCAAACTTTTATCCAAAGATAGGAATTTTGGATCTTCCATATGTTTTTAAAAGTATAGAACACGCCAAGGCAGCAGTGAGCGGAGCGTTAGGTGATAACCTTAAAAAAGGTATATCGGAACAAACCGATTTTATAACGTTGGGTATTGAACCACTCTCTTATAGAAGTACTGTTCTTAACGAAAAAGTACAGTCGTTTCAAGATTTTTCGGGATCAAAAATTAGAACTTTACCGTCGCCCATAATTGTAAATACCTTTAAGAGTTTTGGTGTTCAACCCGCAAGTTTGTCCACAGGTGAAGCATTCTCGGCGATGGAAACGGGTACCGTAGATGGAATGGAAAGTAACCCAGAATTCTTAAAAAGCATCAATGCATGGGAAGTTGCAGATTATTTTGTTGATACTCGGCACAATTTGACATTCGAAACGATAAATATTAGTAAGAATTTTTACAACAATCTGCCAGATAAAGTGCAAAAAATTATTAAACAATCAATTAACGAAACCATGGATTGGTTTAATAAAAACTCAATAAATTTTGATAAAAAAAGTCGCAAAGCCCTAAAAGAACATGGTGTTGAATTCTTGGATATTAATATCGAACCTTTTAAGAAAGCAGCCAAACCTGCTGTTAAAAAGTATATTAAAGAAAACGATCTGCAAAAAATGTATAAATTAATTCAAGATGCAGCTAAGGAGAAATAA
- the dndB gene encoding DNA sulfur modification protein DndB, protein MDTAFSYNFPALRGKQAEKEYFVVMCPLRLIPKIFLFDEEELPPKHRAQRILNKNRIPEMTNYIIDNQKDYVFSSLTASIDGEIEFQPFSKEQSWNDLGRLLVSLDAKFLINDGQHRRAAIEEALKISPELGGETISVVFFQDEGLKNSQQIFSDLNRHAVNTTSSIGILYDHRDCLALLTKEVVSENELLARYTDMERVSLSKNSPKLMALNHIFNTNLKLLGKSKGDVVNTDDEKFVKSFWNTLCDTIVEWKMVLNKELAPKELRMNYIVGHGVFLEAVGMIGKAAYEQEPSQWEKYIDNLANIDWDRSNTKDWEGRAFSTNGRIQKNNLTIQLTANLIKQKLGLPLTEADKKAENKLKVGDNND, encoded by the coding sequence ATGGATACAGCTTTTAGCTATAACTTTCCCGCGTTAAGAGGAAAACAAGCAGAAAAAGAATATTTTGTCGTTATGTGTCCTTTACGTTTGATCCCTAAGATCTTTTTATTTGATGAGGAAGAACTCCCTCCAAAGCATAGGGCACAACGGATTCTTAACAAAAATCGAATACCTGAAATGACAAATTACATAATTGATAATCAAAAAGACTATGTTTTTTCATCATTAACAGCTTCTATTGACGGAGAGATAGAGTTTCAACCGTTTAGTAAGGAGCAATCTTGGAATGATCTTGGGAGGTTACTTGTGTCCTTAGATGCAAAATTTCTTATTAATGATGGACAGCATCGTCGCGCCGCCATTGAAGAAGCTTTGAAAATCTCCCCTGAACTGGGGGGTGAAACCATATCAGTAGTCTTCTTTCAAGATGAAGGTCTTAAGAATTCACAGCAAATTTTCTCGGATCTCAATAGACATGCGGTGAATACCACCTCCTCTATCGGAATTCTCTATGACCATCGTGATTGTTTAGCTCTATTAACTAAGGAAGTTGTGTCTGAAAATGAGCTGTTAGCAAGATATACAGATATGGAACGCGTGTCTTTATCAAAGAATTCTCCTAAATTAATGGCGCTTAACCATATTTTTAATACCAACCTTAAACTGCTTGGAAAATCCAAGGGTGATGTCGTTAATACGGATGATGAAAAATTTGTGAAAAGCTTTTGGAATACCTTATGTGATACCATAGTTGAATGGAAGATGGTATTAAATAAAGAACTAGCTCCCAAAGAACTTCGTATGAACTATATTGTTGGTCACGGAGTCTTTTTGGAAGCCGTTGGAATGATAGGAAAAGCGGCATACGAGCAGGAACCATCTCAATGGGAAAAGTACATCGATAACTTAGCGAACATCGATTGGGACCGTTCAAATACTAAAGACTGGGAAGGTCGTGCATTTAGTACGAATGGACGGATACAGAAGAATAACCTAACTATTCAATTAACAGCTAATCTCATTAAACAAAAATTGGGTCTTCCATTAACTGAAGCAGACAAAAAGGCCGAAAATAAATTAAAAGTTGGTGATAACAATGATTAA
- the dndC gene encoding DNA phosphorothioation system sulfurtransferase DndC, translating into MLNKEQPLVDEAKEQIKEVYREDDRPWVVGYSGGKDSTVVCQIVFEALSELPKEQLHKKVYIISSDTLVETPLIIQSINTTLHRIQSEALRRDLPIETHKVKPEPTQSFWANIIGKGYPSPNQQFRWCTDRMKIDPANRFVTDKVSKFGEVIMILGVRDNESATRANVMKSHTVEGKRLMKHSSLPNAYVFAPIRKFELNDVWDYLLNDESPWGDDNHELNKLYQDSNSGECPLVVDKTVKESAGSCGNSRFGCWVCTVVNEDKALNGFIESGEDWMRPLLEFRNWLTNIRDMRDKRAKYRMNGQIYHNEVRVEQIEDKKFVILPKKGGRPRQVLPFHTFDVVEEDDLSRYLKDNGVDLSASIDHKILIMKNNGKYAQLGLGPFTMDTRKEILKQLLITQRDLEHPDDSNFELIKEEELRIIRRYWLENGDWEDSLPKLYKEVMGYDLDWEYDDQPLFDQEQLTDLEILCKQKDIDIKLLKKLVGIEKDYAGYKVKRGLNEELEKALTQDYLHV; encoded by the coding sequence ATGTTAAACAAAGAACAACCTTTAGTTGATGAAGCTAAAGAACAAATAAAAGAAGTCTACAGAGAAGATGATCGCCCATGGGTGGTTGGCTACAGTGGTGGCAAAGACTCAACAGTAGTTTGTCAAATTGTATTTGAAGCATTAAGTGAACTTCCTAAAGAGCAGCTTCATAAGAAGGTATATATTATTTCTTCCGATACTCTTGTTGAAACACCACTTATCATACAATCAATTAATACAACTTTACATAGAATTCAGTCAGAAGCATTAAGACGTGATTTGCCAATTGAAACTCATAAAGTTAAGCCAGAACCAACCCAATCCTTTTGGGCTAATATCATTGGAAAAGGCTACCCTTCCCCCAATCAACAATTCAGATGGTGTACGGATCGAATGAAAATCGATCCGGCTAATCGCTTTGTTACTGATAAGGTATCAAAATTTGGAGAAGTCATTATGATATTAGGCGTACGTGATAATGAAAGTGCCACTCGTGCGAATGTCATGAAATCCCATACTGTTGAAGGTAAAAGATTAATGAAACACTCTTCTTTACCTAATGCATACGTCTTTGCACCGATCCGTAAATTCGAGTTAAATGATGTCTGGGACTATTTGCTGAACGATGAATCACCTTGGGGTGACGATAACCATGAATTGAATAAACTCTATCAAGACTCTAACAGTGGTGAATGTCCCCTTGTCGTAGACAAAACGGTTAAGGAGAGCGCCGGGTCTTGTGGTAATAGTCGTTTTGGTTGTTGGGTATGTACGGTAGTTAATGAAGATAAAGCTTTAAACGGTTTTATCGAAAGTGGCGAAGACTGGATGCGTCCTCTTCTGGAATTCAGAAATTGGTTAACTAATATTCGCGATATGAGAGATAAACGAGCAAAATATCGAATGAATGGTCAAATCTATCATAATGAAGTTCGAGTTGAGCAAATAGAAGATAAAAAGTTTGTTATTCTTCCTAAAAAAGGTGGAAGACCGCGCCAAGTACTTCCATTTCATACCTTTGACGTTGTTGAAGAAGATGACTTAAGTCGCTATTTGAAGGATAACGGAGTTGACTTAAGTGCTTCGATTGACCACAAAATATTAATTATGAAAAACAATGGTAAGTATGCTCAACTTGGTCTTGGACCTTTTACTATGGATACACGGAAAGAAATACTAAAACAACTCTTAATTACACAGAGAGATTTAGAACACCCAGATGACTCTAATTTTGAACTTATAAAAGAGGAAGAGTTACGAATTATCCGCCGCTACTGGTTGGAGAACGGTGATTGGGAAGATAGCCTACCTAAGCTATACAAAGAAGTCATGGGATATGACCTTGATTGGGAATACGATGATCAACCATTATTTGATCAAGAGCAGCTTACCGATCTTGAGATTTTGTGTAAACAAAAAGACATCGATATTAAGTTGCTTAAAAAGTTAGTTGGTATAGAGAAAGACTATGCAGGTTATAAAGTCAAACGCGGGTTAAATGAAGAATTAGAAAAAGCTCTCACCCAAGATTACTTACACGTATAG
- the dndD gene encoding DNA sulfur modification protein DndD — translation MLLKQMTLENFGAYRGTKKIDLKINSSQRNTILIGGENGSGKTTLLNGIKIGLFGSYAYGFKTESSLYLNKIESFLNTQAIKNEENHFRVVLEFSEVENYKKTEYIFYRSWYLKNSKIKEELDIYKDNRFLNQSEKEIYQSKLRESMPPQLFDLCLFDGEEISRIISDNLLSTYLKKLSKVIFNLNLFESLENDLESLIKNKRKDGALSEQNKQIVELKYLIDNHQNEIHDLENSLSEQQSELSHCQDKLQELQKDFEMHGGLYKEQRDQLVEEVNKIENERKAVNTEVKEYVATVFPFYMNKDLLDSTVQQMEAENTQQIFDQMSNHLNEEKLNKVLNELPVSSNEGLALQLKDTLLKHIRPELEQSLHHASFAQRSQVSQMVESVNRQEASHYADLLKQNQKQLKRAQEIRKKINIHDKTNDFTQMIQQIEQLKMQISTLEQKIDDTQNRIYEQSADKDLVEQQLEEKQKERHQSHKQLNAFALSQDIVELSQEFRKVQQQKKLQEVESEAIRMLKQLMRKSNYITSIKIEPVDFDITLYDINQELIKMGNLSAGEKEILLLSLIWAMFKSSGRRVPFIFDTLLGRLDQTHKSSVLSELIPSCGEQVLILSTDTEIDQEHYKTLKPYLAHEYTLNFDSVSQEVNIESEYFMEKSGVSM, via the coding sequence ATGTTATTAAAACAAATGACGTTAGAAAACTTTGGAGCCTATCGTGGAACAAAAAAGATTGATTTAAAAATTAATTCCTCTCAACGAAATACCATACTTATAGGGGGTGAGAACGGTTCAGGAAAAACAACACTCTTAAATGGCATCAAAATTGGTTTATTTGGTTCGTATGCTTATGGTTTTAAAACTGAAAGTAGCCTTTATTTAAATAAGATTGAAAGCTTCCTTAATACACAGGCCATAAAAAACGAAGAAAACCATTTTAGAGTAGTGTTGGAATTTAGTGAGGTAGAAAATTATAAGAAGACGGAGTATATTTTCTACAGATCATGGTATTTAAAAAATAGCAAAATAAAAGAAGAACTTGATATATATAAGGATAACCGTTTCCTTAATCAATCAGAAAAAGAAATCTATCAATCAAAATTACGGGAGTCCATGCCTCCACAGCTTTTTGACCTTTGTCTTTTTGATGGTGAGGAAATTTCAAGAATTATAAGTGATAATTTATTATCAACTTACCTAAAAAAACTTTCAAAGGTGATTTTTAACCTTAATCTATTTGAAAGTCTTGAAAATGACCTAGAGAGTTTGATTAAGAATAAACGAAAAGACGGGGCCTTATCTGAGCAAAACAAGCAAATTGTTGAATTGAAATATCTAATTGATAATCATCAAAACGAGATTCATGATCTTGAAAACAGTCTTAGCGAACAACAGAGCGAACTTAGTCATTGTCAAGATAAATTACAAGAACTACAAAAAGATTTTGAAATGCATGGTGGCCTATATAAAGAGCAGCGTGACCAACTTGTTGAGGAAGTTAACAAGATCGAAAATGAACGAAAAGCGGTAAATACCGAGGTAAAAGAATATGTTGCCACAGTCTTTCCATTTTATATGAATAAAGACTTGTTAGATAGTACAGTACAACAAATGGAAGCGGAAAATACCCAACAAATTTTTGACCAGATGTCTAACCATTTAAATGAAGAGAAGTTGAATAAAGTTCTCAATGAATTGCCTGTTTCTAGCAACGAAGGTCTTGCTCTACAGTTAAAAGACACCCTGCTTAAACATATTAGACCCGAACTTGAACAGTCCTTACATCATGCTTCTTTTGCTCAAAGAAGTCAGGTGAGTCAAATGGTTGAATCAGTTAACAGACAAGAAGCTTCTCATTATGCCGATCTCTTAAAACAAAATCAGAAACAACTAAAAAGAGCTCAGGAGATTAGAAAGAAGATTAATATCCATGATAAAACCAATGATTTTACACAGATGATTCAACAGATAGAGCAGCTTAAGATGCAAATCTCAACTTTAGAACAAAAGATTGATGATACACAGAACCGCATTTATGAACAATCAGCTGACAAAGACCTGGTAGAACAACAACTAGAAGAAAAACAAAAAGAAAGACATCAATCCCATAAACAACTAAACGCCTTTGCATTATCACAAGATATTGTTGAACTTAGTCAGGAATTCCGTAAAGTTCAGCAACAGAAGAAACTGCAAGAAGTTGAATCTGAAGCTATTCGCATGCTTAAACAGTTGATGCGAAAAAGTAATTACATTACATCTATAAAAATTGAACCTGTGGATTTTGACATAACACTATATGATATAAATCAAGAATTAATAAAAATGGGTAACCTTTCGGCTGGTGAAAAAGAGATTTTATTACTTTCTTTGATTTGGGCAATGTTCAAATCTTCTGGACGTCGCGTCCCATTTATTTTCGACACATTGCTAGGACGCTTAGATCAAACACATAAATCAAGCGTGTTATCCGAATTAATCCCGTCTTGCGGTGAACAGGTACTTATTCTTTCAACTGATACTGAAATTGATCAAGAACATTATAAGACTTTGAAGCCCTATCTAGCCCATGAATATACTCTTAATTTTGATTCTGTTAGTCAAGAAGTCAATATTGAATCTGAATATTTTATGGAAAAAAGTGGGGTGAGTATGTGA
- the dndE gene encoding DNA sulfur modification protein DndE — translation MNFRLKTSKHTGERLKTLHSSTNLTPNILARLAVSFSLRLENVPEDESESSGLEFNRNTLTGEHDYLYKALITQHANREVTDEEYFPSFFKAHLERGITILDNEYRHAGNADRFFQNLLNS, via the coding sequence GTGAACTTCCGTCTAAAAACATCCAAACATACAGGCGAAAGACTGAAAACATTGCATTCATCGACCAACCTGACGCCAAATATTTTGGCCCGTTTGGCAGTCTCCTTTTCATTACGTCTGGAAAATGTACCAGAAGATGAATCAGAGTCTTCAGGACTAGAATTTAATCGAAATACACTTACTGGTGAGCACGATTACCTATATAAAGCTTTGATCACTCAGCACGCTAACCGTGAAGTCACAGATGAAGAATATTTTCCTTCTTTTTTTAAAGCACATCTTGAAAGAGGTATTACTATTTTAGATAATGAGTATCGGCATGCGGGCAATGCAGACCGATTCTTTCAAAACTTATTAAACTCATAA